A stretch of DNA from Triticum dicoccoides isolate Atlit2015 ecotype Zavitan chromosome 2A, WEW_v2.0, whole genome shotgun sequence:
AGTACAAAAACTAAATTTGTCGCTTCCTTGCTAGTTTCGATGAGCGAGGTTGTCTTTAGTTAGCACAAATCCCCTTTAAAGATTCCACATGAAAATCCTCTAAATGTGTGAGTGCACAGTACATTAGGTGTTTAAGAAATTCCATTACGTGTACTGTATTTATTTGATTTTCTTATGTTGATACTTTTCTCTATAAATTTGGATCATTAGGTGTTTCAGAAATTCCACAGGGAAATCTTAGACAGCTCATGATGGATGAAATTTTGGCTACAGCCTATTCAACTGGGTAACGCTAAGGAATTATACAACTTTAAAGCTGCTGAAATTTTCATACAATATACACGTTATCGTGACCATATCCACCTCAACTGTTAACAGAAAAACCAATGTACATAAGTGATTCAGATAGGCAACTTTGAACATGTTTCACAAATCTGAAACATACAATCATATCAAATAGGAGATCCAAATACATCTAAACTGCAACCCATCGAATCGAAATTTACAACATTACGGGAGAACTATATGCCATCACTGAAACTAGAGCGAGCCTGTGAATCCGGGAAGGTCCCAAAAATTCAATAACAATGTCCATGTATTTTAACCAGTGCTGAATACAGATATCTTTTCCAATGTGACAATCACCTTTCGCCAGATCAATTGTTCAAGTAGGTTCACGAACCAAGGCGGTACATGCCGTCAGCCATGAACTGACCGTCCATGTAGAGGGCAGCGGCATTCTGTGGGTGGAATCCTTCCATCATGACAAACGGCATGTCCTCAGACGGTTTCCAATGCCGTTTCCTCTGGTTAATGAACCAGTTGTTGATCTGTTTCTGGTCTAGCCCTGTCGATTCCGCAAGCGCGATCTTTTCTGTCTCCTACACTCGATACATAACGCAGCTTTCATTTTGATGGAAATTACATGCGGCTCCGAAATGAGtggaacagaaaagaaaaaaaaacccgtAAATTTTAAGGGATGGAAGCATTTATCATACCGAGGGGTAAGGCCACTTGTAGTGCAGCTCCCACCAGTGAAGTAGCTTCTGCCTGGCCTCCTTTGGgagcttccccttcttcttcttcttggagaactcTTGCCGGAGGCTGCTCAGGTAGCCACTGTACTTCTTCAGAAGCTGGTACTTGAGCTCCTTGTCCTCAGCGCGTGGGTCTATCTCTGGCGGCTCATTTTCACGCCCGCTAGCGTCCATTTCATCCTCAGAAGAGCCAGCGCCTTCACATTTGCCATCTGTAGGTAAAAAATTGGTAATGGTAAGATACACGTGTGTTGTCGAGATCAGAATGGTTATCACGGCCAGACCTGGTTTCAGACTTTCAGTCTCCACCATGTCGGACAACAATGGGGTGGTTGCAGTATTCAGAAAGCCCATCGCTTGTCTATAAACAAATCTATCATTTTAGGAATGCATGCAGGATTCGAGTGTAACAGTGTAATTTTGGACATCTagtagtgtggctacagtcccaatTAGCTGGACTTTGCAATGAGCTGAATAAGACCGAATCGGACCGAAAAGGCCATGGTTTGTCAGTTGAAACTGATACCAATCTGACCATTACCTGATAGACCAGTTCCGAAGTGTTTATTTGAACGTATAACAAAACAGAGGAAAGCCAGCAACTATAGCTATAGTCTTGTAAGCTGTAGTTGATCCAATGTTTTTCAAAGATATTTGTTTCCACATAAGACTGATTTTATAGATGCTCAGGGAGTCAGGGTAGCAAAGCAGTTGCCctgcaatatactccctccgtcccataatataagagctttCTTCACACTaatgtagtgtcaaaaacactcCTATATTATGGGACTGAGGGAGTAATTGTTTTTGCATGGCACGATGAATATTGGAAGAAAAAATATTACAAAATTGACTGTTTTCTAAGAAATTTGCCAAACTATATATATCTTACACCAAAGTAGTAAATGAAAATGAGCAAACCAAAGGAAAGAGACAAAATGTGCACCATACCATCAGAGGAACCCAATTGCTTATATTAAACATTATCTAGGCACAATATAATTGAATATAGTGAAGATCGCCTTAAGAATAAACAAATATTGTTTGACCATAACTTCAGTTCGGATGTGCAAGAATAATAGTGGATGTACAGATAAGAATAATAATATTTTGTTGAATGACTTGAATGGAATGGAATCCCAAGAAATGTCCTCAATATTTCCTGAATAACGTTTTTTCTAAAATTCCCTCAAACAAAATGTCTACAATATGTTACCCTAATTTTAATTTGTTTAATCTGTGCAACCTTAAATTGGTGTGCATGCACCTTAAACAGACCGCTAAGGATGGATGGAGGGGCGCTCAGGCACCAAGCCTCGGCATCCCTTAAACCTCACTTGTTTGATCTCTTAATTGACACATGGTTAGCTCAAATGATATTAGAGGTACTAGAAGAATAGGAGGACAAAACTAGTTCATTGTCTCTCCACGTGCACCATATATTGTTCTGTGTGCACATTCAACAAACAGACAATTGAAACTGTAACCAATAAAATAAATAATACGTAGTTGCTAAatttgatgcagaggccagggataATCCTCCTTCTCGAAAAAAAAACGTAGTTTCTGAATAAACAAGATCTAGATTTTTCACCAAATTTGTTGAGATTCTAATGTTCCATGTCTTTGAGAAATCATATATGTATTATGCTGATTTAAAAAAAACAGCTTCAAGAATTTCTTTTCCCTGAATACTACTCTACGCGCAATTCACCTACGAGGCGAGTAGGGTGGATCCGATAGTTTACACCTCCTAAGAGATGAAACATTTAGTTCAAGTTGCAGTTAAAATGTTCTCACTTTGACTTATAATGTTGATCTGTAtataagtggtggtaactaccactggtggtagaaaacatttgtcctatatatatatatataggaaaatggttgtgtactcctgggagtacgtactcccgcttctcatataccacatagatgaatcttttatatcattttattatttttaatatacttcattagtaattattagataccccaaaatgagtttcatgaaaaaattcatgtgagtctacatatttttaaatgtttacgtatatactgatgtgtttgtatgtgaaaaaggtatattacaaaaagtacatcgcagatgatatttttttaacaaaactcgtattggggtatcttagaatatttaatgaagtatattgagaatAATAAAGAGGTATAANNNNNNNNNNNNNNNNNNNNNNNNNNNNNNNNNNNNNNNNNNNNNNNNNNNNNNNNNNNNNNNNNNNNNNNNNNNNNNNNNNNNNNNNNNNNNNNNNNNNNNNNNNNNNNNNNNNNNNNNNNNNNNNNNNNNNNNNNNNNNNNNNNNNNNNNNNNNNNNNNNNNNNNNNNNNNNNNNNNNNNNNNNNNNNNNNNNNNNNNNNNNNNNNNNNNNNNNNNNNNNNNNNNNNNNNNNNNNNNNNNNNNNNNNNNNNNNNNNNNNNNNNNNNNNNNNNNNNNNNNNNNNNNNNNNNNNNNNNNNNNNNNNNNNNNNNNNNNNNNNNNNNNNNNNNTAATAATGACATATTATTAGTTTATGCATTTTGTAATGTGCCTTAATTACATGGCCATTATTCTGTACACAAGGAATTATTCTCTGAACACATATATACCACAACAATATATAACACCTTGAGCTGTTGATCTCCTTGGAATGCATGCATACCACAACCATGGAGATAGGAAGAACACAGTAGTCGTCCCCTGGCAACAGTGCATCAGATATCCCCATTATTCTGCTAAATCTACCCACACACTGTATATATGTACTAATGTACATGTCCTACCCACAAGCAGAATAGTGCCCCTTGAATACCCCCCGGAAGACACGACCGCCAGCACATCCGTGCTGCACCCTGCACTGCACCCAAGCTGTAGAGCTGGAAGAACAATAAAGAGCAAAAAATATACGGACTAGTCCTTGGAACAGTACTGGAACACTTCTTTTTGCGAGACTGGAACACTGGTGATCTAGCTAGCTTGCTAGCTATAATGGAGTTTTCACAAGGCTTCTGTGATGATCTGTAAGAAAATTAATCAACTATATATGTTTTCCATGCTAGTTGCTGGTGCAAGAAAAGAAGAGATGGTTTGAAGCTTCATGCATGGAGATCGATGACTCTCCTGCAAACTAGCAGCCTTGGAACCTTAACACAATGGATTCTAGTGTCTTGTCGTGAagtgaaaggaaaagaaaaaggagagaaagaagggattaaaaaataaaaaagggattAGTTGAAAAGCTAGCATGTGTAGTGTGCTCAATTAGGCATATGCAATATGATAATCCTAAACGAGAGGAGGAGAACCATGAGACATGGCTCCTCACTGTGCCCTCCATGCCAACCGAAGCTAGCTTCAGATTATTAGTTGATTAACTAATCAGTCACTACTACTTAATTAAGTTTAATAGTGGTAATAATTTATTAGTGCACACAAAGGAAAGGTCTCTGCCATTCTCTTTCCAAGCCCTCCCATCATAAACTAATACACGGGTTAATTAAGAACAGGCTAACAATGGCTATGATCCAAGGCAACCACCTCAATCATCCGGCAAGCATGTACTAGTAGATGGGATGGGTCATGGAAGGGATGGTTTACCGGCAAGGGAGAGGCGCGCGGAGCCGTGGCCACCGCCGGTGATGGAGTCGAGCTGCGCCTCCACTCGCTTGAGGAACTCCATGGCCTCCTCTATCGGCCGCGTCAGCTCCTCCCTGTACTTGGCGAGCATGTTGCAATACGCCTCCTGCAATTTCACTAGCACAAGGAGTCAGTTCGTTCTTAGTACTAGCTGGAACAAGAATCGGCGGATGAAGAATTAAACGGCCATGGCATGGTGTGTGTGATCGGAATCGGGGAAGAAGAAGACGTACCATGAACTGGTCGAGCTCTGGGTCGCGAGCCTCGTGCAGCCGGCCCGGCGGGTGGGCGTCAAGCTTCGCTGCCATGGCCGTCAGCCGCTCCAGCACGTCCGGCGGCGCACCGACCTGCGAATCACGCAAAAGAAAAACGGGTATATATCATGCTTGCTGATACAGTCGAGCCGTTGGATTAATGAAATTAGCAATTTTCATGAGCGTATAATATATGTACTTTCTGGCAGTCGAGGTAGGCGACGAGGAGGGCGGTGTACTGGGGGTGCGCCATGATCTTGGCCTTAATGGCCTCAGCCTCCGCTTGCGAGATCTCCTCGCCGCTGCTCTTGTGGTGGTGGAACTGGTACTGCGACGAcccggcggctgcggcggcctggTGCAACGCGAGCGGCGTGCCGTAGTACGTTCCGCCCATCGGGCCTCGCCCGGAAGCCACCGTCGTTGTCGACAGTGGCTGCAGCTGCAGGAAGGATGAAGAagccttggagctgctgctgccccCTTCTCCAGCTCCAAGATTCCCAAAGCTGCTCTGATCCATGAGCAAATTAACAAACCCTAGCTCGTAAGAAGAGAGAGAAAAATAGAGCTCAACCGATAGAGATCTCTTCTCTATGCCTCGCAGCTCCGTGTACGGCAGTAATGGCGGCTTGGGAGAGGGAGGGAGGTGGATATTAATGGGCCGGAGAGGGAGATGGACGCGGAGTGGAAGGGAAGGGAAAGGTGGGGGAGCTAGCTAGCCGGGCTGTGCGTGTGAGTGGCTGGTGGCGATCCTCTTTCTCACGTCAAATCACAGCGGAGGGGGAGATGTATATGTACACCTGCTTCCTTCCTGCTGCGGTCGCATGGAATACTAGCAGCCTGTTCGGAACTGGAGCTTGTTTTTCGCATATATTGTTTTAAATAACCAGCTACGCCAAATCCAAATAGCAGCTCAAATAGCTATAGAGTGGCTATAACGGTTATGGTCCATTTCTTTTTTACTTTACTGGAGAATAACATGAATataaatttatttattttattttttggaaaAACTTTCCAtatattcattttcaatcatggtagtacaacgaataCTAGAAATAATAAAAGTCCAGATCCGTATAtcgcctagcgacgactacaagctcaAAACCTTATAGCGGCATTTACAACTTTGGTTTTAGGTGACTTTATATATAGCGGCTATTTACAACCTTATAGCGGCTATCTTCAAGTATTACTAGTATAGATGAACTAATCAACACCTTTTTATTCAGATGAAGAATGAAATTTATTTGGTAAAAAGGCCTATATGTAGAAACACTGCAGAAAATATTATCAAACAACAACAACGAACAACAACAGCAAAGTCTTTAATTCCAAACAAATTAGGGTAAATTAGAGGTGAAAAACATAAAATTTCAttaccaactcatggttctggcacatggatagcaagctttcaCGCATCCCTGTCTATAACTAGTTCTTTGATAATACTCCAATCCTTCATATCTCTCTTTACGGACTTCTCCCATGACAAATTCGGTCtatcccgacctctcttgacattatccgCATGCCTTAACCGTCTGCTATGCACTGAAGCttgtggaggcctgcgctgaatatgcccaaaccatctcagacgatgttggacaagcttctcttcaattggtgctaccccaattcTATCTCATATATCATCATTCCACACTCGATCCtttctcgtgtggccacacatccatctcaacatgcacatctcggccacacctaactgttgaatatgtcgccttttagtcgcccAACACTCATCGCCATACaatattgcgggtcgaaccgccgtcatgTAGAACTTCGCTTTTACCTTTtgcggcactctcttgtcacacagaatgccagaagcttggtgtcactttcatccatccggctttgatgcgATGGTTCATATATTCATCAATACCGCCATCCTTctacaacattgaccccaaatatcgaaaggtgtccttctaaGGCATCACcttcccatcaaggctaacctcctcctcgcgCCTAGTTACTGAAACCGTacctcatgtactcggttttacttATACTAAGCCTAAAACCTTTCGATTCTAAGGTTGTGTCTCTATAACTCTAACTTCTTACTgaaccccgtccgactatcgtcaactagcaccacatcattcgCGAAGAGCATGCACCATGGGATATCCCTTTGTATATCCCTCATGACCTCATCCGTCACCACTCCAGAAAATATTATTGTAAGATCTAAATACTGATCCCTAGTCTTAGAAGTTGCATACAACAAGATCTTCAACTGAAATCTACATTTTCCATGATCTGATGGCTTGTCATAGACTATCAAGTATTTTCCATGAATAAGAAAAAATCTACATTTTTTCCTTCTGAGCAACGTGGCATACAAACGAATGCATACAACTACATGTATGTAGTCAAAAATCATCAACTGAAATCTGTTGTCACGAAACATTGAGGCTAGGGCACTGACGCGGTGGCAAACCATCTGGATCGGCTGGGGTAGGGCTACCGGGGGACGCGCGTGCAGTGGCTAGGGAGGCGTCTCTAGTCGTGTGGCTGCGGAGTTCGCCCCCCTGGCCGACGGGAACCCGCGTGTTGTATGGCGATGGTGGCGCGACGATGGTCGGGATCTGGATGCCTTCCAGATCTTCATCAGTTTTGCCCGTTGACAGACGACGACATGATGAGGGGTCGGTGAGGGGTGCTGGTTCCCTGCCGGTTATCCAGTGGTTACGCGTGCCATCATGGCGTGGGTCTGCGCTGACCCGGGTAGCAGCTGGTTCGGAGTGGCACGAATGCCTGTGAAAACCATCTTGACCTCGGTCATGGCAGACAATAGCGGTGTCTTGGGCGACGTATCCTTGTAGAAGGCATCACCAGTTATGATCGTCATCACCTTGTTCCGGCTGCTCTAGGGATCCCGGATCAGGAGATGATGGGGCCTTCAGGGCCATCATTCTTTATAGTGACCCTCACACACTTGGATATGATTTTGATATGGTTTCCTCTCAGCAGAGTTTCCAGAAGATGATATCTCGGAGGTGTCGAGTGTCGACCATGCCCCAGTGGACGTGGCAAGTGACACTGAGTCACAGTActgatatgtatccaacgtatctataatttttgattgttccatgctattatattatctattttggatgttttatatgcattcatatgctattttatattattttcgggactaacttattaacccagagcccagtgccagtttcaattttttccttgtttttgagttttacagaaaaggaatatcaaacggaataaaactttacggtaatttttcttggaccagaagaaacccagaAAACTTGGACAGGGTGCCAGACCTCCTAACCCTAATCTtcgctccataaatacccaaatattcccccaacaccagaagcatccacgcaaatacttttctgccgccgcaagcctctgttcccgtgagatcccatcttggggccttttccggcaccctgccggagggggattcgatcacggagggcatatacatcaactctattgcccttctgatgaagcgtgagtagtttaccatagacctacaggtccatagctagtagctagatggcttcttctctctctatgatcttcaatactatgttctcctcgatgttcttggagttctatccgatgtaatattcttttgtggtgtgtttgtcgagatccgatgaattgtggatttatgatcagattatctatgaatattatttgagtcttttatgaattcttatatgcatgatagaatatctttgtatttctctctgaattatcggtttggtttggccaactagattggttattcttgcaatgggagaggtgcttagttttgggttcaatcttgcggtgtcctcacctagtgacatagtaggggtaacggggcacgtattgtattgttgtcatcaagggtaaaaagatgggtttttcatcatattgcttgagtttatccctctacatcatgtcatcttacttaagttgttaccccgttcttatgaacttaatactctagatgcatgctggacagcggctgatgtgtggagtaatagtagtagatgcaggcaggagtcggtctacttggcaTGGACATGATGCTTATACTCATGAtctttgccttggatatcgtcataactttgcgattttctatcaattgatcgacaatagtttgttcacccatcatattattttctttcaagtgaaacctatggcccccgggtctattttccatcatatattttcagatctataaaccaaaaatccaaaaatact
This window harbors:
- the LOC119354772 gene encoding homeobox protein knotted-1-like 12 isoform X1; the encoded protein is MDQSSFGNLGAGEGGSSSSKASSSFLQLQPLSTTTVASGRGPMGGTYYGTPLALHQAAAAAGSSQYQFHHHKSSGEEISQAEAEAIKAKIMAHPQYTALLVAYLDCQKVGAPPDVLERLTAMAAKLDAHPPGRLHEARDPELDQFMEAYCNMLAKYREELTRPIEEAMEFLKRVEAQLDSITGGGHGSARLSLADGKCEGAGSSEDEMDASGRENEPPEIDPRAEDKELKYQLLKKYSGYLSSLRQEFSKKKKKGKLPKEARQKLLHWWELHYKWPYPSETEKIALAESTGLDQKQINNWFINQRKRHWKPSEDMPFVMMEGFHPQNAAALYMDGQFMADGMYRLGS
- the LOC119354772 gene encoding homeobox protein knotted-1-like 12 isoform X2 translates to MGGTYYGTPLALHQAAAAAGSSQYQFHHHKSSGEEISQAEAEAIKAKIMAHPQYTALLVAYLDCQKVGAPPDVLERLTAMAAKLDAHPPGRLHEARDPELDQFMEAYCNMLAKYREELTRPIEEAMEFLKRVEAQLDSITGGGHGSARLSLADGKCEGAGSSEDEMDASGRENEPPEIDPRAEDKELKYQLLKKYSGYLSSLRQEFSKKKKKGKLPKEARQKLLHWWELHYKWPYPSETEKIALAESTGLDQKQINNWFINQRKRHWKPSEDMPFVMMEGFHPQNAAALYMDGQFMADGMYRLGS